The Mixophyes fleayi isolate aMixFle1 chromosome 1, aMixFle1.hap1, whole genome shotgun sequence genome includes a region encoding these proteins:
- the RWDD4 gene encoding RWD domain-containing protein 4 → MAANEDQEMELEALRSIYEGDDCFKELGPSGFQYRVGDVGDAKAFLVEISWPETYPETSPKISMNAFFNNQISPGIKQSIINKLQEQVEANLGTAMTYTLFEYAKDSKEELMEKHQPFSSTMALIGNDNTLEPSMITSSGKKKDKKEQLTKAQKRKLADKTDHKGELPRGWNWVDVIKVTS, encoded by the exons ATGGCTGCTAATGAGGACCAGGAG atgGAGCTAGAAGCTCTTCGGTCTATTTATGAAGGAGATGACTGTTTTAAAGAACTTGGGCCTTCAGGTTTCCAATATCGG GTTGGTGATGTTGGGGACGCCAAGGCCTTTCTTGTTGAAATATCGTGGCCAGAAACTTACCCAGAAACCTCCCCAAAGATATCTATGAATGCATTTTTTAATAATCAAAT TTCCCCAGGCATCAAGCAGAGCATTATAAACAAGTTACAAGAGCAAGTGGAGGCCAATCTTGGTACAGCTATGACGTACACCTTATTTGAGTATGCCAAAGACAGTAAGGAAGAGTTAATGGAAAAGCACCAACCATTCAGCAGCACTATG GCATTAATAGGAAATGACAACACCTTAGAACCATCAATGATAACTTCATCTGGTAAGAAAAAAGACAAGAAGGAGCAGTTGACAAAAGCACAAAAGAGAAAACTAGCAGACAAAACAG ATCACAAGGGTGAACTACCGCGTGGTTGGAACTGGGTCGATGTTATTAAGGTAACGTCTTAA